From a single Georhizobium profundi genomic region:
- a CDS encoding endonuclease domain-containing protein → MHGPSPDLRYASATLSTEGRGGASLPGRREGATITARRLRSDETEAEYRRWGELRNRQLNGHKFVRQMPIGPYFADFVCRAKRLVVELDGFQHAGSAHDVLRTNWLNAQGYSVLRFWNHEVLQERRAILETILSVLERQIVVASSELRFSPAAQRAASSPLGERSTRSGG, encoded by the coding sequence ATGCACGGCCCCTCACCCGACCTGCGCTACGCTTCGGCCACCCTCTCCACCGAGGGGAGAGGCGGGGCTTCGCTTCCTGGGCGCCGTGAGGGTGCGACGATAACGGCCAGGCGACTTCGCTCCGATGAGACCGAGGCGGAATATCGGCGTTGGGGTGAGTTACGGAACCGGCAGCTGAACGGCCACAAATTCGTGCGGCAAATGCCAATCGGCCCGTATTTTGCAGACTTCGTTTGTCGCGCAAAACGACTTGTCGTCGAACTGGACGGTTTTCAACACGCTGGCTCCGCACACGACGTTCTGCGCACGAACTGGCTCAATGCTCAAGGATATTCTGTTCTGCGGTTCTGGAACCATGAGGTCCTCCAAGAACGACGAGCTATTCTTGAGACCATATTATCGGTGTTGGAGCGGCAAATCGTGGTGGCAAGTTCGGAGCTTCGTTTTTCACCGGCGGCTCAGCGCGCTGCCTCCTCTCCCCTTGGGGAGAGGTCGACGCGCAGCGGCGGGTGA
- a CDS encoding ABC transporter permease, producing the protein MNAGWIIFALVVWLGCWAANEYLVRVETRQAGARRAINLVVPILFGVSLLALWEGLVRGFNVPPVLLPPPSAIWAQITSSVPTLWADFRQTFLKSVLIGYAIGCAAGLVVAIAIDRSPFLKRGLLPIGSFVSALPLVGIAPIMVMWFGFDWQSKAAVVVVMTFFPMLVNTVAGLAAANAMERDLMHTYAASYWQGLFKLRLPAAWPFIFNALKINSTLALIGAIVAEFFGTPIVGMGFRISSAIGRLQVDMVWAEIAVAALAGSLFYGLIALIERRVTFWHPSVRGGRTGQ; encoded by the coding sequence ATGAACGCAGGCTGGATCATATTTGCGCTTGTCGTGTGGCTGGGCTGCTGGGCGGCCAACGAATATCTCGTGCGGGTCGAAACGCGACAGGCCGGGGCACGCCGCGCGATCAATCTCGTCGTGCCAATCCTCTTCGGGGTCTCGCTGCTTGCATTGTGGGAAGGCCTGGTACGGGGGTTCAACGTGCCGCCGGTTCTCCTGCCACCGCCAAGCGCGATCTGGGCGCAGATCACCAGCTCCGTGCCGACGCTGTGGGCTGATTTCCGCCAGACCTTCCTGAAATCGGTTCTCATCGGCTACGCCATCGGCTGCGCCGCAGGCCTGGTGGTTGCCATCGCGATCGATCGTTCACCCTTCCTGAAGCGCGGTTTGTTGCCGATCGGCAGCTTCGTCTCGGCGCTACCGCTCGTCGGCATCGCGCCGATCATGGTCATGTGGTTCGGCTTCGACTGGCAGTCGAAGGCAGCCGTCGTGGTGGTCATGACGTTCTTCCCGATGCTGGTGAACACCGTCGCCGGACTGGCCGCCGCGAACGCGATGGAACGCGACCTGATGCACACTTATGCGGCGAGCTACTGGCAGGGGCTTTTCAAGTTGCGTCTGCCGGCCGCCTGGCCGTTCATCTTCAACGCGCTGAAGATCAACTCGACGCTGGCGCTGATTGGCGCGATCGTGGCGGAATTCTTCGGCACGCCGATCGTCGGCATGGGCTTCCGCATATCGTCCGCCATCGGGCGCCTGCAGGTGGATATGGTTTGGGCCGAGATCGCGGTTGCCGCGCTTGCCGGCTCGCTTTTTTACGGGTTGATCGCGCTCATCGAGAGGCGCGTCACCTTCTGGCATCCGTCGGTCCGTGGTGGGCGGACGGGACAATAA
- a CDS encoding ABC transporter ATP-binding protein — MPGQTTVKSDPVPANFGKPVIEARDLDLTFQTGDGPVHALSKINLTVRQGEFVSFIGPSGCGKTTLLRVIADLEQPTGGAISVNGLSPEAARKARAYGYVFQAPALYPWRTIGKNIALPLEVMGFSAAERQTRIRDNLALVDLAGFENKFPWQLSGGMQQRASIARALSFDPDMLLMDEPFGALDEIVRDHLNEQLLKLWAKTQKTVVFVTHSIPEAVFLSTKIVVMSPRPGRIHEVIDCDLGTDRPLEIRETPEFLAIAARVRDGLRAGHSYD; from the coding sequence ATGCCCGGACAGACGACAGTGAAGAGCGATCCAGTGCCGGCGAACTTCGGCAAGCCGGTCATCGAAGCGCGCGACCTCGATCTCACCTTCCAAACCGGCGACGGGCCAGTCCATGCCCTGTCGAAGATCAACCTCACGGTCCGACAAGGTGAGTTCGTGTCCTTCATCGGGCCGTCCGGCTGTGGCAAAACCACGCTTCTGCGCGTCATCGCCGATCTGGAACAGCCGACCGGCGGCGCCATCTCGGTCAATGGTCTCAGCCCGGAAGCGGCACGCAAGGCGCGGGCCTACGGCTACGTCTTCCAGGCACCGGCACTCTACCCGTGGCGCACGATCGGCAAGAACATCGCGCTGCCGCTCGAGGTCATGGGCTTCAGTGCGGCCGAGCGGCAGACGCGCATCCGCGACAATCTCGCGCTGGTCGATCTCGCCGGCTTCGAAAACAAGTTTCCCTGGCAGCTGTCCGGCGGCATGCAGCAACGTGCGTCGATCGCGCGTGCGCTGTCCTTTGATCCAGACATGCTGCTGATGGACGAGCCGTTCGGCGCATTGGACGAGATCGTGCGCGATCATCTGAACGAACAACTGCTGAAGCTCTGGGCGAAGACGCAAAAGACCGTTGTCTTCGTCACGCACTCGATCCCCGAGGCCGTGTTCCTCTCGACGAAAATCGTGGTGATGAGCCCAAGGCCGGGCCGGATCCACGAAGTGATCGATTGCGACCTTGGTACCGATCGTCCGCTGGAGATCCGCGAAACGCCGGAGTTCCTCGCCATTGCTGCCCGCGTCCGCGATGGGCTGAGGGCAGGGCACAGCTATGATTGA
- a CDS encoding ABC transporter substrate-binding protein, which yields MKKLLASTLLAGLMMTGAHAQDLEPLTFQLKWVNQGQFAGYLVAKDLGYYEEEGLDVTINPGGPDIAPEQVIAGGGADVITTWMAAALAARERGVALVNIAQPFQGSALQLVCSEESGVETTEDFPGKTLGVWFFGNEYPFYAWMAKLGYSTEGGDEGVEVLRQAFSADPLLQGQADCISTMRYNEYKQILDAGIPEDSLTVFNFLDEGVGMLEDGIYVLEEDLADEAFVDKMVRFVRASMRGWEHAKENPQEAAEIVLENDMSGALTLESQVYQVEEAAALVGDSAALDEAAYEQTVQTLLNAVSPDNPAITAEPEGAFSTVVTDQL from the coding sequence ATGAAGAAACTTCTCGCCTCCACGCTACTCGCCGGCCTGATGATGACGGGCGCCCATGCCCAGGATCTCGAGCCGCTGACCTTCCAGCTGAAATGGGTCAATCAGGGCCAGTTCGCCGGCTATCTGGTTGCCAAGGATCTTGGCTATTACGAAGAGGAAGGCCTCGACGTGACGATCAACCCGGGTGGCCCGGATATCGCGCCCGAGCAGGTGATCGCCGGCGGTGGGGCCGACGTGATCACGACCTGGATGGCGGCTGCTCTCGCTGCGCGCGAGCGCGGCGTGGCACTGGTGAACATCGCCCAGCCATTCCAGGGCTCGGCACTGCAGCTGGTCTGCTCCGAGGAAAGTGGTGTCGAAACCACCGAAGACTTCCCGGGCAAGACGCTCGGTGTCTGGTTCTTCGGCAACGAGTATCCGTTCTATGCCTGGATGGCGAAGCTCGGCTATTCCACGGAAGGTGGCGACGAGGGCGTCGAAGTGCTGCGGCAGGCTTTCTCCGCAGACCCGCTGCTGCAGGGCCAGGCCGATTGCATCTCCACCATGCGCTACAACGAGTACAAGCAGATCCTCGATGCCGGCATTCCGGAAGACAGCCTGACCGTCTTCAACTTCCTCGATGAAGGCGTCGGCATGCTGGAAGACGGCATCTATGTGCTGGAGGAAGATCTCGCCGACGAAGCCTTCGTCGACAAGATGGTGCGCTTCGTCCGCGCTTCCATGCGCGGCTGGGAACATGCCAAGGAAAACCCGCAGGAGGCCGCCGAGATCGTTCTGGAGAACGACATGTCCGGCGCGCTCACGCTTGAAAGCCAGGTCTACCAGGTCGAAGAAGCGGCTGCGCTCGTGGGCGACAGTGCAGCACTGGACGAGGCTGCCTATGAGCAGACGGTTCAGACGCTGCTGAACGCGGTTTCGCCAGACAATCCGGCCATCACAGCAGAACCGGAAGGCGCGTTCTCGACCGTCGTCACCGACCAGCTCTAA
- a CDS encoding aspartate aminotransferase family protein — MASAPVRTNNLEAFWMPFTANRQFKQAPRMFVSADRMHYTTSDGRQVLDGTAGLWCCNAGHNRPKIVEAIRQQAGELDYAPAFQMGHPKAFELASRLTQITPEGFDHVFFTNSGSESVDTALKIAIAYQRAKGQGSRFRLIGRERGYHGVNFGGISVGGIVTNRKMFGTLLTGVDHMRHTHDLDRNAYTVGEPEHGAELADDLLRIATLHDPSTIAAVIVEPVAGSTGVLVPPKGYLKKLREICDQHGILLIFDEVITGYGRLGTPFAADYFGVTPDIMVTAKGLTNGVIPMGAVFVKKDIYDAFMTGPEHLIEFFHGYTYSGNPIASAAALGTLDTYQEEGLLTRAAELAPYWADALHSLKGLPHVIDLRSIGLIGAIELEPIAGLPTKRAFSAFLKAYDAGLLIRTTGDIIALSPPLIIEKSQIDFIFDTLKDILTSLD, encoded by the coding sequence ATGGCCAGCGCACCTGTGAGAACCAACAATCTTGAAGCCTTCTGGATGCCGTTTACGGCGAATCGGCAGTTCAAGCAGGCGCCGCGCATGTTCGTGTCGGCCGACCGGATGCATTACACCACATCCGATGGCCGCCAGGTGCTCGATGGTACGGCTGGTCTCTGGTGCTGCAATGCCGGTCACAACCGCCCGAAGATCGTGGAGGCCATCCGCCAGCAGGCGGGTGAGCTCGATTATGCGCCCGCGTTTCAGATGGGCCACCCAAAGGCGTTCGAGCTTGCCTCGCGCCTGACTCAGATCACGCCGGAAGGCTTCGACCACGTCTTCTTCACCAATTCGGGCTCGGAGTCGGTCGATACCGCGCTGAAGATCGCGATTGCCTATCAACGCGCCAAGGGCCAAGGCTCACGCTTCCGCCTGATCGGGCGCGAGCGCGGCTATCACGGCGTCAATTTCGGCGGCATTTCCGTCGGCGGCATCGTTACCAATCGCAAGATGTTCGGAACGCTGCTCACGGGCGTCGATCACATGCGCCACACGCATGATCTCGACCGCAACGCTTATACGGTCGGCGAGCCGGAGCATGGCGCGGAACTGGCCGACGACCTGCTGCGGATCGCGACCCTGCATGATCCCTCGACCATCGCTGCCGTCATCGTCGAGCCGGTGGCCGGTTCCACCGGCGTGCTTGTCCCGCCGAAGGGATACCTGAAAAAGCTGCGAGAAATCTGCGACCAGCACGGCATTCTTCTGATCTTCGATGAAGTCATCACCGGGTACGGCCGGCTCGGCACACCGTTCGCCGCCGACTATTTCGGCGTGACGCCAGACATCATGGTGACGGCGAAGGGGCTGACCAACGGGGTCATTCCGATGGGCGCGGTGTTCGTGAAGAAGGACATCTACGATGCCTTCATGACCGGGCCGGAGCACCTGATCGAATTCTTCCACGGCTATACCTATTCGGGCAATCCGATCGCGTCTGCCGCGGCACTCGGCACGCTCGACACCTATCAGGAAGAGGGGCTGCTCACGCGGGCTGCCGAACTCGCACCCTATTGGGCCGATGCGCTCCATTCGCTGAAAGGCCTGCCGCATGTCATCGACCTACGCTCGATCGGCCTGATCGGGGCCATCGAGCTGGAGCCGATCGCCGGGCTGCCGACGAAGCGCGCCTTCTCGGCGTTCCTCAAGGCCTATGATGCGGGCCTGCTCATCCGCACGACCGGTGACATTATCGCGCTGTCACCGCCGCTCATCATCGAGAAGAGCCAGATCGACTTCATCTTCGACACGCTGAAGGACATTCTGACGTCGCTGGACTGA
- a CDS encoding DMT family transporter: MRTDVQQASISDSPVRPATTSYAIGQEKLFGHLAMVGFALIVAISFSLGSRAAPHIGPVALNAIRFAIGVAIMAVAAALLLRGTPHRLLSVPRAPWRYLVLGALMAIYFVTMFISLGLTSPVSSGAVFTLIPFMSAGFGFLLLGQKASPVVLISLLVAGAGAVWVIFGGSLDALLGFQIGTGEAIFFIGCVAHAIYAPLVKKFNRGEPIVYFTFWTLFGTALCIIIYGAGEIARTDWANLPGIVWLTVVYLAIFATGVSFFLLQYASMRLPVSKVFGYSYLIPSIIIVLEGLSGAGWTTLSVLAGALVTVLGLVVLVVAAD; the protein is encoded by the coding sequence ATGCGCACAGATGTCCAGCAGGCCTCGATCTCCGACAGTCCGGTTCGGCCGGCCACCACCAGCTACGCCATTGGGCAGGAGAAGCTGTTTGGACATCTCGCAATGGTCGGCTTCGCGCTGATCGTCGCGATATCGTTCTCGCTCGGCTCGCGGGCGGCGCCGCACATCGGGCCGGTGGCTCTCAATGCCATCCGGTTCGCCATCGGCGTCGCCATCATGGCGGTGGCGGCGGCACTCCTTCTGCGGGGAACGCCGCACCGGCTCTTGTCCGTGCCGCGGGCGCCATGGCGCTACCTGGTGCTGGGCGCCCTGATGGCGATCTATTTCGTCACCATGTTCATCTCGCTCGGCCTGACGAGCCCCGTTTCGAGCGGCGCCGTCTTCACGCTCATCCCCTTCATGAGCGCCGGCTTCGGCTTCCTGCTGCTCGGCCAGAAGGCAAGTCCAGTCGTGCTCATCAGCCTGCTGGTCGCCGGCGCCGGTGCCGTCTGGGTCATCTTTGGCGGAAGCCTCGACGCGCTGCTCGGTTTCCAGATCGGCACGGGAGAGGCGATCTTCTTCATCGGCTGCGTCGCACACGCGATCTACGCGCCGCTCGTCAAGAAGTTCAATCGGGGCGAGCCCATCGTCTACTTCACGTTCTGGACGCTCTTTGGCACGGCGCTCTGCATTATCATCTACGGCGCCGGCGAGATCGCGCGCACCGACTGGGCGAATTTGCCGGGCATCGTGTGGCTGACGGTCGTCTATCTCGCGATCTTCGCGACGGGGGTGAGTTTCTTCCTTCTGCAATACGCGTCGATGCGTCTGCCCGTCTCGAAGGTGTTCGGCTATTCCTACCTGATTCCAAGCATCATCATCGTGCTGGAAGGCTTGTCCGGGGCAGGGTGGACGACTTTGAGCGTGCTTGCCGGCGCACTCGTGACCGTGCTTGGCCTCGTGGTGCTCGTTGTCGCGGCCGATTAG
- a CDS encoding glycine zipper domain-containing protein, with product MKKTLAVALLALPLAACTQTQQGAVVGGVGGAAIGAAVGGTDGALIGGAAGAVGGALIGRASENNNQCIYEDRYGRRYTAAC from the coding sequence ATGAAAAAAACACTCGCAGTCGCCCTTCTCGCCCTCCCGCTCGCAGCATGCACGCAGACGCAGCAGGGCGCTGTGGTGGGTGGCGTTGGCGGCGCAGCAATCGGTGCAGCAGTCGGTGGTACTGACGGCGCTCTGATCGGTGGTGCAGCTGGCGCAGTCGGCGGCGCATTGATCGGCCGCGCATCTGAAAACAACAACCAGTGCATCTACGAAGATCGCTACGGCCGCCGCTATACAGCTGCTTGCTGA
- a CDS encoding ABC transporter permease, whose product MTAATAPRRRLTEGRAVPVATMVLAILVIWYACTIWLNARWQLQVFDRAGQADWTLWQFVAGTFAQDRPVLPAPHQVLVELWNSVAMQDVTSRRSLVYHAWITLSATLLGFVMGTLLGIALAVLIVHNRAVDRSLMPWLIASQTIPILAIAPMIVVVLASIGLTGLVPKSLISTYLSFFPVVVGMVKGFRSPDALQLDLMRTYHSSRGQVFGKLRWPSAMPYLFTSMKVGVAASLVGAIVGELPTGAAGGLGSRLLAGSYYGQTTQIWAALFMAAALSATLIFVIGIVERIVLRRMGVRP is encoded by the coding sequence ATGACGGCTGCTACCGCCCCCCGCCGCCGATTGACCGAAGGCCGCGCTGTGCCGGTGGCGACGATGGTGCTTGCCATCCTCGTCATCTGGTATGCCTGCACCATCTGGCTCAATGCCCGGTGGCAGCTGCAGGTGTTCGACCGGGCAGGGCAGGCCGATTGGACGCTCTGGCAGTTCGTCGCCGGTACATTCGCGCAGGATCGGCCGGTCTTGCCGGCGCCGCACCAGGTTCTGGTCGAACTGTGGAATTCGGTGGCGATGCAGGATGTCACCTCGCGCCGCAGCCTCGTCTACCATGCCTGGATCACGTTGTCGGCGACGCTTCTCGGCTTCGTCATGGGGACATTGCTCGGGATCGCGCTGGCCGTTCTGATCGTGCACAACCGCGCAGTCGACCGATCATTGATGCCGTGGCTGATCGCATCGCAGACAATCCCGATCCTTGCGATCGCGCCGATGATCGTCGTCGTGCTCGCATCGATCGGTCTGACCGGTCTCGTGCCGAAATCGCTGATCTCTACCTATCTTTCGTTTTTCCCGGTCGTCGTCGGCATGGTGAAAGGCTTTCGCAGCCCCGATGCGCTGCAGCTCGATCTCATGCGCACATACCATTCCTCGCGTGGCCAGGTGTTCGGCAAGCTGCGCTGGCCAAGCGCCATGCCCTACCTCTTCACCTCGATGAAGGTTGGTGTCGCGGCAAGTCTCGTCGGCGCGATCGTTGGCGAATTGCCGACCGGTGCAGCCGGTGGTCTCGGATCGCGCCTGCTTGCCGGCAGCTACTATGGCCAGACCACGCAGATCTGGGCGGCACTCTTCATGGCAGCAGCACTTTCCGCGACGCTGATCTTCGTGATCGGCATCGTCGAGCGCATCGTGCTGAGGCGCATGGGAGTGCGGCCATGA
- the hydA gene encoding dihydropyrimidinase, whose amino-acid sequence MSTKVIKNGTVVTADLTYEADVLIENGVITKIGANLSGDEVLDATGCYVMPGGIDPHTHLEMPFMGTYSSDDFETGTRAALSGGTTMVVDFCLPAPGQSLLEALQAWDNKSTKAMCDYSFHMAVTWWGEQVFNEMETVVREKGINTFKHFMAYKGALMVNDDEMYASFQRCAELGALPLVHAENGDVVASLQQKLLAEGNNGPEAHAYSRPPQVEGEAANRAIMIADMAGVPLYIVHVSCEEAHEAIRRARQLGKRVYGEPLVQHLVLDETEYQHPDWDHAARRVMSPPFRSKQHQDSLWAGLAAGSLQVVATDHCAFTTEQKRYGVGDFTKIPNGTGGLEDRLPVLWTKGVATGRLTMNEFVAVTSTNIAKIMNMYPKKGAILVGADADILVLDPKAKKTIAADTQASAIDYNVFEGVEVTGLPRFVLTRGHVAVRDGNFEGRMGHGRFVARKPDQPVNRALSTWKELTAPRKVERTGIPASGV is encoded by the coding sequence ATGTCCACCAAAGTCATCAAGAACGGCACGGTCGTCACGGCCGATCTCACCTATGAAGCCGATGTGCTGATCGAGAACGGGGTGATTACGAAGATCGGGGCCAACCTTTCGGGGGACGAGGTGCTGGACGCGACGGGGTGCTATGTCATGCCGGGCGGCATCGACCCACACACGCATCTCGAAATGCCCTTCATGGGCACCTATTCGTCCGATGATTTCGAGACCGGCACCCGGGCGGCTCTGTCGGGCGGCACGACGATGGTCGTCGATTTCTGCCTGCCGGCGCCGGGGCAGTCGCTGCTCGAGGCGCTGCAGGCCTGGGACAACAAATCGACCAAGGCGATGTGCGACTACTCGTTCCACATGGCGGTCACCTGGTGGGGCGAGCAGGTCTTCAACGAGATGGAGACGGTCGTTCGCGAGAAGGGCATCAACACCTTCAAGCATTTCATGGCCTACAAGGGCGCTCTCATGGTCAATGACGATGAGATGTACGCCTCGTTCCAGCGCTGCGCCGAGCTCGGCGCACTGCCGCTCGTTCATGCCGAGAACGGCGATGTCGTCGCTTCGCTTCAGCAGAAATTGCTGGCGGAAGGCAATAACGGGCCGGAAGCCCATGCCTATTCCCGCCCGCCGCAGGTGGAAGGCGAGGCAGCCAACCGGGCGATCATGATCGCCGACATGGCCGGCGTTCCGCTCTACATCGTGCACGTCTCCTGCGAAGAGGCGCATGAGGCGATCCGTCGTGCGCGCCAGCTCGGCAAGCGTGTCTATGGCGAGCCGCTCGTCCAGCATCTCGTCCTGGATGAGACCGAGTATCAGCACCCGGATTGGGATCATGCGGCGCGGCGCGTCATGTCGCCGCCGTTTCGGTCCAAACAGCATCAGGACAGCCTGTGGGCTGGTCTTGCCGCCGGGTCTCTGCAGGTGGTCGCGACGGACCATTGCGCGTTCACGACCGAGCAGAAGCGTTATGGGGTCGGCGATTTCACCAAGATCCCGAATGGCACGGGAGGGCTTGAAGACCGGTTGCCGGTGCTTTGGACCAAGGGTGTCGCGACAGGCCGGTTGACGATGAACGAATTCGTGGCCGTCACCTCCACCAACATCGCCAAGATCATGAACATGTACCCCAAGAAGGGCGCGATCCTCGTCGGTGCTGATGCCGATATCCTCGTGCTCGACCCCAAGGCGAAGAAGACGATCGCTGCCGACACCCAGGCCTCTGCGATCGACTACAACGTGTTCGAGGGTGTCGAAGTCACCGGCCTGCCACGCTTCGTGCTGACGCGCGGCCATGTCGCGGTGCGCGACGGCAATTTCGAAGGACGCATGGGTCACGGGCGGTTCGTGGCACGCAAGCCCGACCAACCGGTCAACCGCGCGCTTTCCACCTGGAAGGAACTGACCGCTCCACGCAAGGTCGAACGCACCGGCATTCCGGCGAGCGGGGTCTGA
- a CDS encoding Zn-dependent hydrolase yields the protein MALAGNMRVDGDRLWDSLMDMAKIGPGLRGGNNRQTLTDEDGEGRHLFKRWCDEAGLTMGVDEMGNMFHRREGTDPDALPVYVGSHLDTQPTGGKYDGVLGVLGGLEVIRTLNDLDIKTRHPIVVTNWTNEEGTRFAPAMLASGVFAGIHELDWALSRTDAKGLKFGDELERIGWKGEEPIGQRKMKAFFELHIEQGPILEKEGKDIGVVTHGQGLWWLQITLSGKDAHTGSTPMPMRRNAGLGMARITELVHTIAMDHQPNAVGAIGHCEVFPNSRNVIPGKVVFTVDFRSPDQATLDAMKARLEAEAPKIAAELGLGIDIEAVGHFDPVTFDAGCVSAIRGAAERLGYSHRDIVSGAGHDACWINRVAPTAMVMCPCVDGLSHNEDEEITKEWAKAGADVLFHAVVETAEIVE from the coding sequence ATGGCACTTGCTGGAAACATGCGCGTCGACGGCGATCGCCTGTGGGACAGCCTGATGGACATGGCCAAGATCGGCCCTGGCCTGCGCGGCGGCAACAACCGCCAGACCCTGACCGACGAGGATGGCGAGGGACGGCACCTCTTCAAGCGCTGGTGCGACGAGGCAGGCCTCACCATGGGCGTGGACGAGATGGGCAACATGTTCCATCGCCGCGAAGGCACCGATCCGGACGCGCTTCCGGTCTATGTGGGCAGCCACCTCGACACGCAGCCGACCGGCGGCAAATATGATGGCGTGCTGGGCGTTCTCGGCGGGCTCGAAGTCATCCGCACGCTCAACGACCTCGACATCAAGACCAGGCATCCGATCGTCGTCACCAACTGGACGAACGAGGAGGGCACGCGCTTCGCCCCCGCGATGCTCGCCTCCGGTGTCTTTGCCGGAATCCACGAGCTTGACTGGGCACTCTCGCGCACAGACGCCAAGGGCTTGAAATTCGGCGACGAACTGGAGCGCATCGGCTGGAAGGGTGAAGAGCCGATCGGTCAGCGCAAGATGAAGGCGTTCTTCGAACTGCACATCGAGCAGGGCCCGATCCTCGAAAAGGAAGGCAAGGACATCGGCGTCGTCACCCATGGCCAGGGCCTCTGGTGGCTGCAGATCACGCTGTCGGGGAAAGACGCTCATACCGGCTCTACGCCGATGCCGATGCGGCGGAATGCCGGCCTCGGCATGGCGCGCATCACGGAGCTCGTGCACACCATCGCCATGGATCACCAGCCGAACGCCGTCGGTGCGATCGGTCACTGCGAGGTGTTTCCGAATTCCCGCAACGTCATCCCTGGAAAGGTCGTCTTCACCGTCGATTTCCGCTCGCCGGATCAGGCGACGCTCGATGCGATGAAGGCACGACTGGAGGCAGAGGCGCCGAAAATTGCGGCAGAGCTTGGCCTTGGCATCGACATCGAAGCGGTCGGCCATTTCGATCCCGTCACCTTCGACGCCGGTTGCGTTTCTGCCATCCGCGGCGCTGCTGAACGTCTCGGCTACAGCCACCGCGACATCGTATCGGGCGCCGGTCACGACGCCTGCTGGATCAACCGCGTTGCGCCAACCGCGATGGTCATGTGCCCCTGCGTCGACGGCCTCAGCCACAACGAAGACGAAGAGATTACAAAAGAATGGGCGAAAGCCGGCGCCGACGTGCTTTTCCATGCGGTCGTGGAGACTGCGGAGATCGTGGAGTAA
- a CDS encoding EthD family reductase, translated as MAKLIALYKQPANTEKFDAYYRDTHIPLAKTIPGLTNYEISTSSIATPEGQAPYYLIAMLSFDSLSAINEGLQSPQGQATAADLANFADAGVDLIFFDDEKV; from the coding sequence ATGGCCAAGCTCATCGCGCTCTACAAGCAGCCTGCAAATACCGAGAAATTCGATGCGTATTATCGGGACACGCATATTCCGCTCGCGAAGACCATTCCAGGGCTGACGAATTACGAGATCAGCACCTCGTCGATCGCGACGCCCGAAGGGCAAGCGCCCTACTACCTGATCGCGATGCTGTCGTTCGATTCGCTCTCGGCGATCAACGAGGGACTGCAGTCTCCGCAGGGACAGGCAACGGCTGCAGATCTGGCCAATTTTGCCGATGCAGGCGTCGATCTCATCTTCTTCGACGACGAAAAAGTCTAA
- a CDS encoding TetR family transcriptional regulator C-terminal domain-containing protein, with protein MDVRAKPKSRKSRLSEDQQPAEKRTRIQAINRGLIIDAALDIFSTYGFRGSTIDQIAEKAGMSKPNLLYYFPRKDDIYVTVLEKTLEEWLDPFEAIDPDGDPIEELRRYITLKLEMSARKPEASRLFANEILHGAPRIGHFLETHLKKLVREKAAVLSRWTSEGRLAPVDPYHLIFSIWAMTQHYADFDVQIRAVLGHQVDQPGHHEQTAQAVLTILLNGIRPRA; from the coding sequence ATGGACGTTCGTGCGAAGCCGAAATCGCGCAAGTCGCGGCTGTCGGAAGACCAGCAGCCGGCTGAAAAGCGCACGCGCATCCAGGCGATCAACCGCGGCCTGATCATCGATGCGGCGCTCGACATTTTCTCCACCTACGGCTTTCGCGGATCGACGATCGACCAGATCGCGGAAAAGGCCGGCATGTCGAAGCCGAACCTCCTCTATTATTTTCCGCGCAAGGACGACATCTACGTCACCGTGCTGGAAAAGACGCTCGAGGAGTGGCTTGATCCCTTCGAGGCGATCGATCCCGATGGCGATCCGATCGAAGAACTGCGCCGCTACATAACGCTGAAGCTCGAAATGTCGGCCCGCAAGCCCGAGGCGTCACGGCTCTTCGCCAACGAGATCCTGCACGGCGCACCGCGCATCGGGCATTTTCTTGAAACCCATTTGAAGAAGCTGGTGCGCGAAAAGGCCGCCGTTCTTTCCCGCTGGACCAGCGAAGGTCGGCTTGCGCCCGTGGATCCCTATCATCTGATTTTCAGCATCTGGGCAATGACGCAACACTACGCGGACTTCGACGTCCAGATCCGCGCCGTGCTCGGCCATCAGGTCGACCAGCCGGGCCACCATGAGCAAACCGCGCAGGCGGTGCTGACGATTCTCCTGAACGGCATTCGCCCGAGAGCCTGA